A genomic region of Brassica napus cultivar Da-Ae unplaced genomic scaffold, Da-Ae ScsIHWf_236;HRSCAF=403, whole genome shotgun sequence contains the following coding sequences:
- the LOC106424013 gene encoding probable cytokinin riboside 5'-monophosphate phosphoribohydrolase LOG6: MEDAGEKIREMTKEHSSRFKSICVFCGSSNGKKVSYQDAAIDLGKELVAKNVDLVYGGGSIGLMGLISQAVHDGGRHVIGVIPKLLMLQEITGETIGEVREVADMHQRKAEMAKNSDAFIALPGGYGTLEELLEVITWAQLGIHDKPVGLLNVDGYYNALLSFIDKAVEEGFILPAARHIIVSAPTAKELFEKLEEYVPHHNK, encoded by the exons ATGGAGGATGCAGGGGAGAAAATTAGAGAGATGACAAAGGAACACAGTTCAAGGTTTAAGAGCATTTGCGTCTTTTGTGGGAGTAGCAATGGCAAGAAAGTTAGTTATCAAGATGCAGCCATTGATTTAGGCAAAGAATTG GTGGCGAAGAACGTTGATCTTGTTTATGGTGGCGGGAGCATAGGTTTGATGGGTTTGATCTCTCAAGCTGTTCATGATGGTGGTCGTCATGTTATTGG AGTAATCCCAAAGCTCCTCATGTTGCAAGAG attactgGAGAGACAATAGGAGAAGTGCGGGAAGTTGCAGATATGCATCAGAGAAAAGCTGAGATGGCTAAGAATTCTGATGCTTTCATTGCTTTACCTG GTGGCTATGGTACACTAGAGGAGCTACTTGAAGTGATAACTTGGGCACAACTTGGAATCCATGATAAACCG GTCGGTTTATTAAACGTTGATGGATATTACAATGCTTTGCTATCCTTCATCGACAAAGCGGTCGAAGAAGGATTTATTCTTCCAGCCGCTCGACATATCATCGTATCCGCGCCAACCGCAAAAGAGTTGTTTGAGAAATTAGAG